In the genome of Elusimicrobiota bacterium, the window GAAATTGTTATGAAGAACGGCATGAAGGCAATGAAGGGCTGTTGCCCCGATTGCGCAACAAAAGTATTCAGAATTCTAGGGAAGAAATAATTTTCGGATTTAGCTCTGAAAATTGACAAAACAATTAAATGGGCAGTTTTTTGGGTTAATGTATTTAGCCTGCAAGACTGCCTATTTTTTCCGAAGACCCATAAATGAGATTGAAAAATAATAAGACTAAAGTAGCTGCTTTGTCGATAGTTTCCAACGCGCTTTTAGTTATAGGTAAAGCTGTTGTTGGGCTGCTTACCGGTTCTATCAGCGTTATTTCTGAATCCGTTCATTCAGGAATTGATCTTATAGCCAGTGTTATAGCTTACTATTCTGTAAAGATATCGTCAAATGCCAGCGACGAACTGCATCCTTACGGCCACGGCAAATCAGAAAACATTTCAGGGCTTATTGAAGCCGTCCTTATTTTTTCTGCCGGTTTAATAATTATAATAGAATCTTTTGAGAAAATAATAACCGGAGTAAAAATAGAAAAAATCGAATTTGGCATGTTTATAATGTTTTTCTCGATGTGCATGAACA includes:
- a CDS encoding cation diffusion facilitator family transporter, with translation MKNNKTKVAALSIVSNALLVIGKAVVGLLTGSISVISESVHSGIDLIASVIAYYSVKISSNASDELHPYGHGKSENISGLIEAVLIFSAGLIIIIESFEKIITGVKIEKIEFGMFIMFFSMCMNIIVSKMLFKVAKEEDSLALEADAQHLLTDVYTTLGVFLGLVL